The following are encoded in a window of Geobacter metallireducens GS-15 genomic DNA:
- the galE gene encoding UDP-glucose 4-epimerase GalE: MKILVTGGAGYIGSHVVKALGLEGHELLVYDNLSTGHEWAVMYGTLVKGDLEDRALLEKVFREFRPDAVMHFAASIQVEESVRRPLLYYGNNTAGTLNLLDVMVRTGVRCLVHSSTAAVYGIPDVVPVAETAPLAPINPYGSSKAMVEKILADLALAEDFRYVAIRYFNVAGADVACRLGQAYREATHLITRALKTAHGQYERLQIFGTDYQTPDGTCIRDYIHVDDLAAAHVLALDYLTEGGASEIVNCGYGHGFSVREVIEAVAHVTGTPFPVEETGRRPGDPPALVADSSKLRSLMKWEPQYDNLDFIIRTAWEWELALKRRESCAA; the protein is encoded by the coding sequence ATGAAGATATTGGTCACCGGCGGTGCCGGCTACATAGGAAGTCACGTGGTGAAGGCCCTTGGCCTGGAGGGGCATGAGCTGCTCGTGTACGACAACCTCTCCACGGGGCACGAGTGGGCGGTCATGTACGGCACTCTCGTCAAGGGAGATCTGGAGGACCGGGCTCTGCTGGAAAAGGTCTTCCGCGAGTTCCGTCCCGACGCGGTGATGCACTTTGCCGCATCCATCCAGGTGGAGGAATCGGTTCGCCGGCCGCTTCTCTACTACGGCAACAACACGGCCGGCACCCTGAATCTCCTCGATGTAATGGTCAGGACGGGGGTGCGATGCCTGGTGCATTCCTCCACTGCGGCGGTCTACGGGATTCCGGATGTGGTGCCGGTCGCCGAAACCGCTCCCCTTGCTCCCATCAACCCCTACGGCTCATCAAAGGCCATGGTGGAAAAAATTCTTGCCGACCTTGCACTGGCCGAGGATTTCCGCTACGTGGCCATCCGCTACTTCAATGTGGCCGGCGCCGATGTGGCGTGCCGCCTGGGCCAGGCCTACCGTGAGGCGACTCACCTCATCACCCGGGCGCTCAAGACCGCCCACGGCCAGTACGAACGGCTCCAGATCTTCGGGACCGACTACCAGACTCCCGACGGCACCTGTATCCGTGATTACATCCACGTGGACGACCTTGCCGCCGCCCATGTTCTGGCCCTGGATTACCTGACTGAGGGAGGCGCGAGCGAGATCGTCAACTGCGGCTACGGGCACGGATTTTCGGTGCGTGAGGTGATCGAGGCCGTGGCGCATGTTACCGGCACCCCTTTTCCGGTAGAGGAAACGGGGCGGCGGCCGGGTGACCCGCCGGCCCTGGTCGCGGACAGCTCCAAACTCCGATCCCTCATGAAGTGGGAGCCCCAATACGACAATCTCGACTTCATCATCAGGACTGCCTGGGAATGGGAGCTGGCTCTCAAGCGGAGGGAGTCATGTGCGGCATAG
- a CDS encoding glycosyltransferase, whose translation MKTEYRCDLHVHSSHSNKPTYWALRKFKCPESFTSPRHIYDTAKAAGMDYVAITDHNTITGALEIAHLPGVIIGAELTSYFPEDGCKVHVVALGLRESVFQDLMQLRRNVFELASYLHEKRIAHFLAHPLYAQNDKLSADHIEKLLLLFNTIEVRNGARAKRFNGFTDELLNTLTPERIQRLAEKHGIVPTGPEPWIKGRVGGSDDHGGLFIGRAWTSAQRGETPAGFLDAVFNRETWADGEDGDALTLAHSLYGIAYNFYRERLDGGTNRSTPFVNALLNRMFETSRKMTLRERLRLLVRRNLPEIYEQRGGASFEEVLDREARRVLNDTGFMARISPETRNRKIFAITSYLANRMLYLYSEKLTKLSFSSGIFSIIQSLSTVGLVHLLISPYYLAFHHQHRGKELMRELADRFPLANQGNQREKIALFTDTLDEINGVAITIRRLIATARSRGIELTVITSSPRATGHADGVMNFTSIGDFVLPEYPEIRLHFPPILDVIDFVEREGFTSIHVSTPGTIGLLGLMAARLMDIPAAGTYHTDIPQYVRDLTNDEMLEKAAWNYMIWFYGQLSEVMVPSASTRRQLVEQGLPEEKTRPLPRWVDIDAYTPERRDPHYWKRHGIGEGVKFLYVGRVSREKNLELLADAFIRIVDYGAPAWLIVVGDGPYRAEMEARLAGYPVHFTGYREGEELQRCYASADAFVFPSTTDTFGNVVLEAQASGLPVIVSDEGGPHELMVEGETGLILRHMDEDGLAASLLTLVRDPDLMHTMGRNARAFAEQGASLTGDAYSTILRQPGKAANF comes from the coding sequence ATGAAAACAGAGTACCGATGCGACCTTCACGTTCATTCGAGCCACTCCAACAAGCCTACCTACTGGGCGCTGCGCAAGTTCAAGTGCCCTGAGAGCTTCACCTCACCCCGGCACATCTATGACACGGCCAAAGCGGCCGGCATGGACTACGTGGCCATCACCGACCACAACACCATCACCGGCGCCCTGGAGATTGCCCATCTTCCCGGCGTCATCATCGGTGCCGAGCTCACTTCCTACTTTCCCGAAGACGGCTGCAAGGTCCACGTGGTGGCCCTGGGACTCAGGGAAAGCGTCTTCCAGGATCTCATGCAGCTTCGGCGAAACGTTTTCGAGCTGGCCTCTTATCTGCACGAGAAACGCATTGCCCATTTTCTCGCCCATCCCCTCTATGCCCAGAACGACAAGCTCTCTGCCGACCACATCGAAAAGCTGCTCCTCCTCTTCAACACCATCGAAGTGCGTAACGGTGCCAGGGCCAAGCGTTTCAACGGCTTCACCGACGAGCTTCTGAACACCCTGACCCCCGAGCGTATCCAACGACTTGCCGAGAAGCACGGCATTGTCCCCACCGGGCCTGAGCCCTGGATCAAGGGACGTGTCGGCGGTTCCGACGACCACGGCGGGCTCTTCATCGGCCGGGCCTGGACCTCCGCCCAGCGCGGCGAGACGCCGGCGGGGTTTCTGGACGCCGTCTTCAACCGCGAAACCTGGGCCGACGGCGAGGACGGCGACGCCCTGACCCTGGCCCACAGCCTCTACGGGATTGCCTACAACTTCTACCGTGAACGGCTCGACGGGGGGACAAACCGCTCCACCCCCTTCGTGAATGCCCTCCTCAATCGCATGTTCGAGACCAGCAGGAAGATGACCCTGCGGGAGCGGCTGCGGCTCCTGGTGCGCAGGAACCTCCCGGAGATTTACGAGCAGCGCGGCGGAGCCAGCTTCGAGGAGGTTCTGGACCGGGAGGCCAGACGGGTGCTGAACGACACGGGATTCATGGCCCGGATCAGCCCCGAGACCCGCAACCGGAAGATCTTCGCCATCACCAGCTACCTGGCCAACCGGATGCTCTACCTCTATTCGGAAAAGCTGACCAAGCTCTCATTCTCCTCGGGCATCTTCTCCATAATCCAGTCCCTGAGCACCGTCGGGCTTGTCCATCTCCTCATCTCCCCCTACTACCTGGCGTTCCACCATCAGCACCGGGGCAAGGAGCTGATGCGGGAGCTGGCCGACCGCTTCCCCCTCGCCAACCAGGGGAATCAGCGCGAAAAGATCGCCCTCTTCACCGACACCCTGGACGAGATCAACGGCGTGGCCATCACCATCCGCCGGCTTATTGCCACGGCCCGCAGCCGGGGAATAGAACTCACGGTCATCACCTCGTCCCCCCGGGCGACCGGCCACGCCGACGGCGTCATGAACTTCACGTCCATCGGCGACTTCGTCCTCCCCGAGTACCCGGAGATCCGCCTCCACTTCCCTCCCATTCTCGATGTGATCGACTTCGTTGAGCGGGAAGGCTTCACCTCCATCCACGTGAGCACTCCCGGGACCATCGGGCTCTTGGGCCTCATGGCGGCACGGCTCATGGACATCCCCGCCGCCGGCACCTACCACACCGATATTCCCCAGTACGTTCGCGACCTGACCAACGACGAGATGCTGGAAAAAGCCGCCTGGAACTACATGATCTGGTTCTACGGCCAGCTGTCCGAGGTGATGGTCCCATCCGCCAGCACCCGGCGGCAGCTGGTGGAACAGGGATTGCCGGAAGAAAAGACCCGTCCCCTCCCCCGCTGGGTCGATATCGACGCCTACACTCCCGAGCGGCGGGATCCCCACTACTGGAAACGCCACGGGATCGGCGAAGGGGTGAAATTTCTCTACGTGGGGCGGGTCTCCCGGGAAAAGAACCTGGAGCTTCTGGCTGACGCCTTTATCCGCATCGTGGACTACGGCGCACCGGCCTGGCTGATTGTCGTGGGGGATGGCCCCTACCGGGCCGAAATGGAGGCGCGGCTGGCCGGATACCCGGTCCACTTCACCGGCTATCGGGAGGGAGAGGAACTGCAGCGCTGCTATGCCTCAGCCGACGCCTTCGTCTTCCCGAGCACCACCGACACCTTCGGTAACGTGGTCCTTGAGGCCCAGGCCTCGGGACTCCCGGTAATCGTCTCGGACGAAGGGGGGCCCCATGAGCTCATGGTCGAGGGAGAAACAGGCCTCATTCTGCGGCACATGGACGAGGACGGCCTTGCCGCCTCCCTCCTCACCCTCGTGCGCGATCCGGACCTGATGCACACCATGGGCCGCAATGCCCGGGCCTTTGCCGAGCAGGGGGCGTCCCTCACCGGAGATGCCTACAGCACCATTCTGCGGCAGCCGGGCAAGGCTGCCAACTTCTAG
- a CDS encoding prolipoprotein diacylglyceryl transferase family protein, whose translation MTLFIVVTAVLSAIYLWWGIRFLPAERWQMAAAVPVSREADGSWQGVNITWYGILSANAYGAAALLFLALAASLGAPLVLTLSTLGVTLALCVPASRLVARIVEGKRHTFTVGGAVFVGTITAPFVVSLMNRLLAPADGRLPVMALLAAVASAYALGEGFGRLACISFGCCYGKPLSAAHPLIGRLLTRRAFIFRSETKKASYAGNLAGIPLVPIQGITAVLYTATALASAALFLSGQFALAFLIAMGITQLWRTVSEFLRDDYRGDNRISAYQIMGILAVAYGAATAFYFRGETPIIPDPGRIAAALWTPAAILPLQCIWLAILFYTGRSTVTGSRIFFHVHRERV comes from the coding sequence ATGACCCTATTCATAGTAGTCACTGCCGTTTTGTCAGCCATCTACCTCTGGTGGGGAATCAGATTTCTGCCGGCGGAGCGCTGGCAGATGGCGGCGGCCGTGCCGGTATCCCGCGAGGCCGACGGCAGCTGGCAGGGCGTGAACATCACATGGTACGGCATCCTGTCGGCCAACGCCTACGGAGCCGCGGCCCTCCTCTTTCTGGCCCTGGCTGCAAGCCTCGGTGCGCCGCTCGTCCTCACCCTCTCCACCCTTGGCGTGACCCTTGCGCTCTGTGTCCCGGCATCGCGGCTGGTGGCGCGGATCGTCGAGGGGAAGCGCCACACCTTCACCGTGGGTGGGGCGGTCTTTGTGGGCACCATCACCGCCCCCTTCGTGGTGAGCCTCATGAACCGGCTCCTGGCCCCAGCCGATGGACGGCTGCCGGTCATGGCGCTCCTGGCGGCCGTGGCAAGCGCCTATGCCCTGGGGGAAGGATTCGGCCGACTCGCCTGCATCAGCTTCGGCTGCTGCTACGGCAAGCCCCTGTCGGCTGCACACCCGCTCATCGGCCGCCTTCTGACGCGGAGGGCCTTCATCTTCCGGAGCGAAACGAAAAAGGCAAGCTACGCCGGAAACCTGGCCGGAATCCCCCTGGTGCCGATCCAGGGGATCACCGCCGTCCTCTACACCGCCACGGCCCTGGCCAGCGCAGCACTTTTCCTTTCGGGACAGTTCGCCCTCGCCTTCCTCATCGCCATGGGAATCACCCAGCTCTGGCGCACGGTGTCCGAATTCCTGCGGGACGACTACCGGGGCGACAACCGCATCTCCGCCTACCAGATCATGGGGATTCTGGCGGTTGCCTATGGAGCCGCCACCGCCTTCTACTTCCGGGGAGAGACGCCAATCATTCCCGATCCCGGCAGGATCGCCGCTGCCCTCTGGACCCCGGCCGCCATCCTCCCCCTGCAATGCATCTGGCTTGCGATCCTGTTCTATACCGGCCGAAGCACCGTCACCGGCTCGCGCATCTTCTTCCATGTGCACCGGGAGCGTGTTTGA
- the glmS gene encoding glutamine--fructose-6-phosphate transaminase (isomerizing) — protein sequence MCGIVGYTGRQPAVPVILEGLRRLEYRGYDSAGICTMNGHGAEMLRCEGKLANLERLLTETPLGGTIGIGHTRWATHGRPSEKNAHPHRAGEVFVVHNGIIENHRELKEKLERLGHSFRSDTDTEVISHLIEHNMKLGSDFETAVRESLRELRGAYALCILCEGMPGTLIAARNGSPLVVGLGEREFLVASDIPALLSHTRRVVFLDDGEVALFCDGEASLTRIDGRPVAKEPTTIDWTPVMAEKGGFRHFMLKEIFEQPRAIADTIAGQVFEEEGAVFLDELKMTDDELAQVSRVVIVACGTSWHAGLVGKFLLEDLCRLPVEVEIASEYRYRNPVVGEESLVLAISQSGETADTLAALREAKLRGARTATICNVVGSSIAREAHGVIYTHAGPEIGVASTKAFVTQLAALHLLAIRLGRTVGTISREKGRELIGSLVKLPGLVEETLRIAPVVEAVARGCHHARDFLYLGRGSCYPVALEGALKLKEISYIHAEGYPAGEMKHGPIALIDEQMPVVVLAPRNAHYEKTISNMEEVIARGGRVIAVATEGDDTLVAKAEIMLEIPEAPPELLPILATVPLQLLAYHVAVLRGNDVDQPRNLAKSVTVE from the coding sequence ATGTGCGGCATAGTTGGCTACACGGGGCGTCAGCCGGCGGTCCCCGTCATCCTCGAAGGTCTGCGGCGCCTGGAGTACCGGGGGTATGACTCGGCAGGCATCTGCACCATGAATGGCCACGGCGCCGAAATGCTTCGCTGCGAAGGGAAGCTGGCGAACTTGGAACGGCTTCTGACGGAAACGCCCCTGGGGGGAACCATCGGCATCGGCCACACCCGCTGGGCCACCCACGGCCGGCCGTCGGAGAAGAACGCCCACCCCCACCGGGCAGGCGAGGTCTTCGTGGTCCACAACGGGATCATCGAGAACCACCGGGAGTTGAAGGAGAAACTGGAACGGCTGGGGCACTCGTTCCGCAGCGACACCGATACCGAGGTCATCTCCCACCTCATCGAGCACAACATGAAGCTCGGGTCCGATTTCGAAACCGCTGTCCGCGAGAGCCTGCGGGAACTCCGGGGAGCCTACGCCCTCTGCATCCTCTGCGAGGGGATGCCCGGCACCCTGATCGCCGCCCGTAATGGCTCCCCACTGGTGGTGGGGCTCGGCGAACGGGAGTTTCTGGTCGCCTCCGACATCCCGGCGCTCCTCTCCCACACCCGCCGGGTAGTCTTCCTGGATGACGGTGAGGTGGCCCTCTTCTGCGACGGCGAGGCATCGTTGACCCGCATCGACGGCCGTCCCGTGGCCAAGGAGCCCACCACCATCGACTGGACCCCGGTCATGGCCGAGAAGGGGGGCTTTCGCCATTTCATGCTCAAGGAGATCTTCGAGCAGCCCCGGGCCATTGCCGACACCATCGCCGGTCAGGTCTTCGAGGAAGAGGGGGCCGTATTCCTGGATGAACTGAAGATGACCGACGACGAACTGGCGCAGGTTTCCCGGGTGGTCATCGTTGCCTGCGGCACCTCGTGGCACGCGGGTCTCGTGGGAAAGTTTCTCCTTGAAGACCTCTGCCGGCTGCCGGTGGAGGTGGAGATCGCCTCCGAGTACCGCTACCGCAATCCGGTGGTGGGGGAGGAGAGTCTGGTGCTGGCCATCTCCCAGTCGGGAGAAACCGCCGACACCCTGGCAGCCCTCAGGGAAGCGAAGCTGCGGGGCGCCCGCACCGCCACCATCTGCAACGTGGTCGGCTCATCCATCGCCCGTGAGGCCCATGGCGTCATTTACACCCACGCCGGCCCCGAGATTGGCGTCGCCTCCACCAAGGCCTTCGTTACCCAACTGGCGGCGCTCCATCTTCTGGCCATCCGGCTCGGCCGGACCGTGGGGACCATCTCCCGGGAGAAGGGGAGGGAGCTGATCGGTTCCCTGGTGAAGCTTCCCGGCCTCGTGGAAGAAACCCTCCGGATAGCGCCCGTTGTGGAGGCGGTCGCCCGCGGATGCCATCATGCCCGCGATTTCCTCTACCTGGGGCGTGGCTCCTGCTACCCCGTGGCCCTGGAAGGTGCCCTCAAGCTCAAGGAGATCTCCTACATCCACGCCGAGGGGTACCCGGCGGGCGAGATGAAGCACGGCCCCATCGCCCTCATCGACGAGCAGATGCCGGTAGTGGTCCTGGCGCCGCGAAACGCCCACTACGAAAAGACCATCTCCAACATGGAGGAAGTCATCGCCCGGGGGGGCCGGGTCATCGCCGTCGCCACCGAGGGGGACGACACCCTGGTCGCCAAGGCGGAAATCATGCTGGAGATTCCCGAGGCGCCTCCGGAACTTCTTCCCATCCTCGCCACCGTGCCGTTGCAGCTTCTGGCCTACCACGTGGCGGTGCTGCGGGGGAACGACGTTGATCAGCCGCGGAACCTGGCAAAGAGTGTGACGGTTGAATGA
- a CDS encoding phosphatidylserine decarboxylase, with protein sequence MIDQHQYIERESGSVCNERLFGDRLIRLLYHGARENAPFLFKMATSSWSSGLLGFINFDLPFGSNRRFLEECGVDLDECLDPPESLDTPRKVFERRIRYEQCRPMPEVQWAVVSPADARVLVGSFRDTSALFLKEKFFDFEELLGRHKEEWLRAFTGGEFAVFRLTPDKYHYNHTPVAGTVRDIYEIDGGYHSCNPGAVVIEATPFSKNRRVVTVIDTDVPGGTGVGLVAMIEVVALMIGQIVQCYSYEGYTAPRPVEPGMFLRRGVPKSLYRPGSSTDVLIFQRDRMHFADDIVRNMHDTRAASRFSHGFGRPLVETDVKVRSLIAVAVTN encoded by the coding sequence ATGATTGACCAGCATCAATACATCGAACGTGAAAGCGGATCTGTCTGCAACGAACGACTCTTCGGCGACCGGCTGATCCGGCTCCTCTACCACGGGGCGCGGGAAAACGCGCCGTTTCTCTTTAAAATGGCCACCAGTAGCTGGTCGTCGGGTCTGCTCGGCTTCATCAACTTCGACCTCCCCTTCGGCAGCAACCGCCGTTTTCTGGAAGAATGCGGAGTGGACTTGGACGAGTGCCTCGATCCGCCCGAGTCCCTCGACACGCCCCGCAAGGTCTTTGAACGGAGGATCCGCTACGAGCAGTGCCGTCCCATGCCCGAGGTGCAGTGGGCCGTGGTCTCGCCGGCTGACGCCCGGGTGCTGGTCGGATCGTTTCGTGACACCTCGGCCCTCTTCCTCAAGGAAAAGTTCTTCGACTTCGAGGAGCTGCTGGGCCGCCACAAGGAGGAATGGCTCCGGGCGTTCACCGGCGGGGAATTCGCCGTGTTCCGCCTGACGCCGGACAAATACCACTACAACCATACCCCGGTGGCGGGAACGGTGCGCGACATCTATGAAATCGACGGCGGTTACCACTCATGCAACCCGGGAGCCGTCGTCATCGAAGCGACCCCTTTCTCCAAAAACCGACGGGTGGTGACGGTCATCGATACCGACGTGCCGGGGGGAACCGGCGTGGGGCTCGTGGCGATGATCGAGGTGGTGGCCCTCATGATCGGCCAGATCGTGCAGTGCTACAGCTATGAGGGGTACACGGCCCCGCGCCCCGTCGAGCCCGGCATGTTCCTTCGCCGAGGGGTGCCCAAGAGCCTCTACCGCCCCGGCAGCAGCACCGATGTCCTCATCTTCCAGCGGGACCGGATGCACTTTGCCGACGACATCGTGCGCAACATGCACGACACCCGGGCCGCGAGCCGCTTCTCCCACGGTTTCGGGCGCCCCCTGGTCGAAACCGACGTCAAGGTCCGTTCGCTCATCGCCGTTGCGGTAACGAACTGA